A window of Halomonas sp. GFAJ-1 contains these coding sequences:
- a CDS encoding serine/threonine protein kinase — MTQAPLQQFYIPEEQSVYLLSHHDARKLKDWVALCQTQLTQLGYTGIELIGKGAYGFVFAGSALEQGVPAHYVFKFSRITLPAHLQERLEEEAFMLDQVAHPLIPKLVAYQRARGQSILVMERAPGWNLEQVSLKEGKLSPRLIIRIAVQLADILTTLRREAGPNARPVVHGDIKPSNLVFNPSTEQVALIDWGSSVFAQLDEKLQFVGANVMELMSDNLQQTNARLGDVYFIGEEQLNGALSSPRFDEQGVAGTLYALASAQSCRFGHRAIPASSLGLPMEFARTLDGMLDPDPQMRRRAGDYFLSAMPRLAQGVMIDLPVTPQTPLVPVWGRPARQEIDTVVYSSRKAFLREANAEETLNDVNDVQLDRYYKQFMQGMGETEKAFLASVSRLGKYPVVGGLAVRWEREGVYIDSSLNLHDPALKTAFIEAVNNMVHLARAIHRQGIFKSCLFNARQTLHLERDSVQASFHCEPGMVISYELSAAPEMEDRTRQHSYFEDGPDPEELLALPNSIMQILKRLNEIHHTGMIIFEALPKHLKIHSYYRLLDPSREQEFCSLLARMLDSVSQIEGLGVSGFMKMPYKDTRFFTHLERQPEHYYPKNPRAFLRKHS, encoded by the coding sequence ATGACTCAGGCACCGCTTCAGCAGTTTTATATACCTGAAGAGCAGTCGGTATATCTGCTAAGCCACCATGATGCCCGTAAGCTCAAAGACTGGGTGGCGCTGTGCCAAACACAGCTCACCCAGCTTGGCTACACGGGAATTGAGCTTATCGGCAAAGGTGCCTATGGGTTCGTATTTGCGGGCAGTGCGCTTGAGCAAGGTGTACCTGCCCACTACGTTTTCAAGTTTTCGCGTATTACCCTACCCGCGCATCTGCAAGAACGCCTCGAAGAAGAAGCGTTTATGCTCGATCAAGTGGCCCACCCGCTGATTCCTAAACTAGTGGCCTACCAGCGTGCGAGAGGCCAGTCAATCCTGGTGATGGAGCGTGCGCCAGGCTGGAACCTGGAGCAGGTCTCGCTCAAAGAGGGGAAGCTTTCTCCCCGCTTAATTATCCGCATTGCCGTTCAACTGGCAGATATTCTGACAACGCTTCGCCGTGAAGCAGGCCCTAATGCCCGCCCCGTCGTGCACGGTGACATCAAGCCTTCTAATTTGGTGTTTAACCCCTCAACCGAGCAGGTCGCGCTGATTGACTGGGGCTCCTCTGTGTTTGCGCAACTGGATGAAAAGCTGCAGTTTGTAGGCGCGAATGTGATGGAGCTGATGTCGGATAACTTGCAGCAAACGAACGCCCGCTTAGGGGATGTCTACTTTATAGGGGAGGAGCAGCTTAACGGGGCACTCTCGTCGCCGCGCTTTGACGAGCAGGGCGTGGCGGGCACGCTTTATGCGCTCGCCTCAGCACAATCCTGCCGTTTTGGGCATCGTGCCATCCCGGCAAGCTCACTGGGGCTGCCAATGGAGTTTGCCCGCACCTTAGACGGTATGCTGGACCCTGACCCGCAAATGCGTCGGCGTGCTGGGGACTATTTTTTAAGCGCCATGCCACGACTAGCCCAAGGGGTGATGATTGACCTACCCGTTACACCACAAACACCGCTTGTGCCGGTATGGGGGCGTCCCGCGCGACAAGAAATAGACACAGTGGTGTATAGCTCGCGCAAAGCCTTTCTACGTGAAGCGAACGCGGAAGAAACGCTTAACGACGTTAATGATGTGCAGCTGGACCGCTATTACAAGCAGTTTATGCAGGGCATGGGAGAGACCGAAAAGGCTTTTCTGGCCTCGGTGAGCCGTTTGGGAAAATACCCCGTGGTGGGCGGCCTAGCAGTGCGTTGGGAGCGGGAAGGTGTCTATATCGATTCGTCACTTAATCTGCACGACCCGGCGTTAAAAACTGCCTTTATCGAAGCGGTTAATAACATGGTGCATTTGGCCCGTGCTATTCATCGTCAGGGGATTTTCAAAAGCTGCCTGTTTAATGCCCGCCAGACGCTGCACTTAGAACGCGACAGTGTGCAGGCGTCATTTCATTGTGAGCCGGGCATGGTGATTAGCTATGAACTTAGCGCGGCGCCTGAAATGGAAGACCGCACTCGTCAGCATAGTTACTTTGAAGATGGTCCTGATCCAGAAGAGCTTCTTGCGCTTCCCAACAGCATTATGCAGATATTAAAGCGGCTTAATGAGATTCATCATACGGGGATGATTATCTTCGAAGCACTGCCTAAGCATCTTAAAATCCACAGCTATTATCGGTTACTTGATCCTAGCCGCGAGCAAGAGTTTTGCAGCTTGCTGGCGCGTATGCTGGACTCCGTTAGCCAGATCGAGGGGCTTGGGGTGTCTGGGTTTATGAAAATGCCCTATAAAGATACGCGGTTTTTCACCCACCTTGAGCGTCAGCCCGAGCACTACTACCCTAAAAACCCTCGGGCGTTCCTAAGAAAGCACTCATAA
- a CDS encoding dihydrolipoamide acetyltransferase — MSDFMLPDIGEGIVECEVVEWRVAEGDRIEEDQPIVEVMTDKALVEITAPEPGIVTKLYVPQGQVAKVHAPLYAYQLESEVTGGTGQSSDADTAEAPKAAAQAHSAPKSRESSSSHAAPSNSMGKTTMGKVPASPAVRRLVREHELQLNDISGSGKDGRVLKEDVLAHLDQTALVPASANQVSGQPLVRSEPQTPRVEPLRGVRAVMAKRMVESASTIPHFHYGEEIDVTELLALRERLKPQVEALGERLTLMPFFMKAMALAVAQAPIVNAQLNAAGDELHYYAQCNIGMAVDSKAGLLVPNVKGVEQLTLLDIAREVGRLTTSAREGRVDQADLKGGTISISNIGALGGTYAAPIINAPEAAIVAIGKTQWLPRFDEHGAVQRRAIMTITWAGDHRFIDGGTIARFCNAWKGFLEAPETMLLHLG, encoded by the coding sequence ATGAGCGATTTTATGCTGCCGGATATCGGTGAAGGCATTGTTGAGTGCGAAGTCGTTGAATGGCGCGTTGCTGAAGGTGATCGAATTGAAGAAGACCAGCCAATTGTTGAGGTAATGACCGACAAAGCGCTGGTAGAGATTACTGCACCAGAGCCAGGCATCGTCACTAAGCTCTATGTGCCCCAGGGCCAAGTGGCCAAGGTGCATGCGCCACTGTATGCCTATCAGTTAGAAAGTGAGGTAACGGGCGGGACAGGGCAAAGCAGCGATGCTGATACAGCGGAAGCGCCCAAAGCAGCTGCGCAAGCGCATTCGGCGCCTAAATCCAGGGAATCATCGTCGTCACATGCTGCACCGAGCAATTCCATGGGTAAAACCACCATGGGAAAAGTACCCGCTAGCCCCGCGGTTCGTCGTTTGGTACGGGAACATGAGCTGCAGTTAAACGACATTTCAGGTAGCGGTAAAGATGGCCGGGTATTAAAAGAGGATGTGCTGGCGCACCTTGACCAAACGGCGCTAGTGCCAGCATCTGCAAACCAAGTGAGTGGCCAGCCTTTGGTGCGAAGCGAACCACAGACGCCTAGGGTTGAGCCGCTGCGTGGCGTGCGAGCGGTGATGGCCAAGCGAATGGTTGAGTCTGCAAGCACCATTCCGCACTTTCACTACGGCGAAGAGATTGACGTTACCGAGCTGCTAGCCCTGCGCGAGCGCTTAAAGCCACAAGTAGAGGCCCTGGGCGAACGCTTGACGCTGATGCCTTTCTTTATGAAAGCGATGGCGCTTGCCGTTGCCCAAGCACCGATCGTTAATGCCCAGCTTAATGCCGCAGGTGACGAGCTTCACTACTATGCCCAGTGCAATATCGGTATGGCAGTAGATAGTAAAGCGGGCTTACTGGTGCCTAATGTCAAAGGCGTTGAGCAACTGACGCTGCTGGATATAGCCCGTGAAGTAGGGCGGTTAACCACCTCCGCGAGAGAGGGCCGCGTAGATCAGGCAGACCTAAAAGGCGGCACCATCAGCATTTCCAATATCGGAGCGCTGGGTGGGACCTATGCAGCGCCGATTATTAATGCCCCTGAAGCGGCTATTGTGGCCATTGGCAAAACCCAGTGGCTGCCGCGCTTTGATGAGCATGGTGCGGTGCAGCGTCGGGCGATTATGACGATCACCTGGGCAGGAGACCACCGCTTTATTGATGGTGGTACCATCGCGCGTTTCTGTAACGCTTGGAAAGGTTTTTTAGAAGCGCCGGAAACCATGCTGCTGCACTTGGGCTAG
- a CDS encoding 2-oxoisovalerate dehydrogenase: MPTMNMLQAINNALDIAMAEDEKVICFGEDVGVFGGVFRATSHLQEKYGKARCFNTPLVEQGIIGFANGLAAQGSVPVAEIQFADYIFPAFDQIVNETAKFRYRSGDLFNVGGLTIRTPYGGGISGGLYHSQSPEAYFTHTPGLKVVVPRNPYQAKGLLLAAIRDPDPVLFLEPKRLYRAAVGDVPEEDYQLPIGEAEIVKEGSDITLVGWGAQMEVIGKAAELAEEQGISCEVIDLRSLLPWDEDTVAESVLKTGRLIVSHEAPLTGGFAGEIAATIQERCFLYLESPISRVTGLDTPFPLVLEKEYLPDHLKIFEAIRESVNF; this comes from the coding sequence ATGCCTACGATGAATATGTTACAGGCGATTAATAACGCCCTTGATATCGCCATGGCCGAAGATGAAAAAGTGATCTGCTTTGGTGAAGACGTCGGGGTATTTGGTGGGGTTTTTCGTGCCACCAGCCATTTACAGGAAAAATATGGCAAAGCTCGCTGTTTCAACACGCCGCTGGTGGAGCAGGGAATCATCGGCTTTGCTAACGGCTTAGCCGCACAAGGCTCGGTGCCCGTTGCGGAAATTCAGTTTGCCGATTATATCTTTCCTGCGTTTGACCAAATTGTTAATGAAACAGCCAAGTTCCGATATCGGTCGGGAGATTTGTTTAACGTAGGCGGTTTAACCATCCGCACGCCCTACGGCGGCGGTATTTCAGGCGGTCTCTATCACTCGCAATCTCCAGAAGCGTACTTCACGCATACGCCAGGCCTGAAAGTGGTGGTGCCCCGCAACCCCTATCAAGCTAAAGGGTTGTTGTTGGCGGCTATTCGCGACCCAGACCCCGTGCTTTTTCTTGAGCCTAAGCGACTCTACCGTGCAGCGGTAGGCGACGTGCCGGAAGAGGATTATCAACTGCCGATAGGTGAAGCTGAGATTGTCAAAGAGGGCAGTGACATCACGCTAGTGGGCTGGGGCGCGCAGATGGAGGTTATTGGTAAAGCCGCAGAGCTTGCCGAAGAGCAAGGTATTTCCTGTGAGGTTATTGACCTAAGATCCCTGCTGCCGTGGGACGAAGATACGGTGGCGGAGTCAGTGCTCAAAACCGGACGCTTGATTGTTAGCCACGAAGCCCCCTTAACCGGCGGCTTTGCAGGAGAAATTGCTGCGACCATTCAAGAGCGTTGTTTTCTCTATCTGGAATCGCCCATTTCACGGGTGACTGGGCTGGATACGCCATTCCCGCTAGTGCTGGAAAAAGAGTATCTGCCCGACCATCTGAAAATTTTTGAAGCGATTCGCGAAAGCGTTAACTTTTAG
- a CDS encoding 3-methyl-2-oxobutanoate dehydrogenase, producing MTQYVHQPLFLTGDEFTIDTFSLLDPEGELYEGASEPALERDHARRLYQAMLATRILDERMLAAQRQGRLSFYMQCTGEEAAVVGATAALNDADMIMAQYREQGALMYRGFSIDEFMNQLFGNELDYGKGRQMPIHYGSRKLHYMTISSPLATQIPQATGYAYGQKLAGDGHCTLTFFGEGAASEGDFHAALNMASVHQVPVIFFCRNNGYAISTPSTEQFAADGIAPRAFGYHMHVIRVDGNDALAVFEATTQARKIAVEKNQPVLIEAMSYRLAAHSSSDDPSGYRSKEEEEIWRAKDPLLRLQKWLVKKGWWSEEEEAAQQESLRREVLDTLKRAEKRPPPPLDSLISDVYADVTPALQRQLDQLKRHIRRYPDAYPKGAKSLDLDVDTATDSQGDA from the coding sequence ATGACACAGTACGTACATCAGCCGCTCTTCTTGACCGGTGACGAGTTTACAATTGACACTTTTAGTTTGCTCGACCCAGAGGGCGAGCTTTATGAAGGTGCCAGTGAGCCAGCCCTTGAGCGTGACCACGCGAGACGGCTCTATCAAGCGATGCTAGCAACCCGCATTCTTGATGAACGCATGCTAGCCGCTCAGCGCCAGGGGCGGCTTAGTTTCTACATGCAGTGCACGGGTGAGGAGGCAGCCGTCGTCGGGGCAACTGCCGCACTTAACGACGCTGATATGATCATGGCGCAATATCGTGAGCAGGGCGCTTTGATGTACCGCGGCTTCTCCATTGACGAATTCATGAACCAGCTCTTTGGTAACGAGCTGGATTATGGAAAGGGTCGGCAAATGCCGATCCACTATGGCTCGCGCAAGCTGCACTACATGACGATTTCCTCCCCCCTTGCTACGCAAATTCCTCAGGCGACTGGCTATGCTTACGGCCAAAAACTGGCGGGGGATGGCCACTGCACGCTGACCTTCTTTGGCGAAGGCGCCGCCTCTGAAGGGGATTTTCACGCCGCACTCAATATGGCCTCGGTGCATCAAGTGCCAGTGATTTTCTTCTGCCGTAACAACGGTTATGCCATTTCGACGCCTTCTACGGAACAGTTCGCCGCCGATGGAATTGCGCCGCGGGCATTCGGCTACCACATGCATGTTATTCGTGTGGACGGTAATGATGCACTAGCGGTGTTTGAAGCGACTACCCAGGCCCGTAAAATTGCCGTAGAGAAAAACCAGCCTGTGTTGATTGAGGCAATGTCCTATCGGCTTGCGGCTCACTCTTCCTCTGATGACCCTTCCGGCTATCGCTCGAAGGAGGAAGAAGAGATATGGAGAGCGAAAGACCCACTGCTGCGCCTGCAAAAGTGGCTCGTTAAAAAGGGCTGGTGGAGTGAAGAAGAGGAGGCTGCCCAGCAAGAGAGCCTGCGAAGAGAGGTGCTCGACACCCTGAAACGAGCTGAAAAACGCCCGCCGCCGCCGCTGGACTCATTGATTAGCGATGTCTACGCCGATGTCACCCCCGCGCTACAACGTCAGCTAGACCAGCTCAAGCGTCATATTCGTCGCTACCCAGACGCGTACCCGAAAGGTGCCAAGTCTCTTGACCTGGATGTTGATACGGCCACTGATTCCCAGGGGGATGCGTAA
- a CDS encoding osmoprotectant uptake system permease, whose amino-acid sequence MLTSRRIEPSSNAHHGWVLPLIWGVLLVAAVLVMPYLESVFRWLEPDARQVIYRRAEFSNLLGRHLLVVGVAAVVTVLVGVLAGIAVTRKRGQDFLPLVGQLASIGQTFPPVAVLALAVPTLGFGTLPIIVALMLYGLLPIVRNTLAGLQGVSADIKQAALAMGMTPWQVLHRVELPLAAPVILAGVRTSVTINIATAALGATVGASNLGDPIIAGIVNGNMAYVVQGALLIALLALTVDSLFDAYQQTLRSRLSAS is encoded by the coding sequence ATGCTTACTAGTCGGCGTATTGAGCCTTCATCAAACGCTCACCATGGGTGGGTGTTACCCCTTATTTGGGGCGTGCTGTTAGTTGCTGCTGTGTTAGTTATGCCCTATCTGGAGAGCGTGTTCCGCTGGTTGGAGCCTGATGCACGTCAGGTCATATATCGCCGGGCTGAGTTTTCTAATCTATTAGGTCGCCACTTATTGGTGGTGGGGGTCGCAGCGGTGGTCACGGTCTTAGTGGGGGTGCTGGCAGGAATTGCGGTTACCCGCAAACGTGGGCAAGATTTTTTACCGCTAGTTGGGCAGTTAGCTTCCATCGGGCAGACGTTTCCGCCTGTGGCTGTATTGGCGCTAGCAGTGCCTACGCTGGGCTTTGGTACGCTGCCTATTATCGTCGCGCTGATGCTTTATGGGCTGCTGCCTATTGTGCGTAATACCTTGGCGGGTCTCCAGGGGGTAAGCGCTGATATCAAACAGGCAGCGCTTGCCATGGGCATGACTCCCTGGCAAGTATTGCATCGCGTTGAGCTGCCCTTAGCCGCACCCGTGATACTGGCGGGTGTTCGAACATCGGTAACGATTAACATCGCAACCGCTGCCTTAGGCGCGACGGTGGGTGCCAGTAACTTAGGTGACCCCATTATTGCCGGCATTGTGAATGGCAATATGGCCTATGTAGTGCAGGGGGCCTTGCTCATAGCACTGCTAGCGTTGACAGTGGACAGCCTCTTCGATGCTTACCAACAAACCCTACGTTCCCGCCTTTCTGCGTCTTAA